A genome region from Gossypium hirsutum isolate 1008001.06 chromosome A04, Gossypium_hirsutum_v2.1, whole genome shotgun sequence includes the following:
- the LOC121227861 gene encoding uncharacterized protein, producing MLIHFRTRIRSRTTTNPFNPLQTLIPKSSKTLKMSTTQSDAKPKRPICPSCSKPARVCLCSRIRTRNLDNSVSVTILQHSLERNHPLNSTRIAKLGLKNLNVVTVLEVDFEARFEIRLLEPGLGLIGPESSGFDQVRETEMTQKAGFEVKGDGKCQDEKNRDLIDKNENPCEKLDKGSNVDAINGEGVVINATMIKYGVVSHLSHIWKVDIHGKKPKFEHILTSTMAKEALRGGFVVKKLERKKLEGNMELELEENEEFEIKVPQGSVLLFPSQNAIGVDELKSMHFEVKNLIVLDGTWSKAGRIYNENPWLKLLPHLRLDLDKMSLYSEIRSQPKVGCLSTIESIVYSLKALGEKVDGLENLLDVFESMVGDQRRLKDERLSKRTKD from the coding sequence ATGCTAATCCATTTTCGCACCCGGATCCGTTCTCGAACCACTACCAACCCATTCAATCCTCTGCAAACCCTAATCCCCAAAtcttcaaaaaccctaaaaatgtCTACAACCCAGTCGGATGCAAAGCCAAAAAGACCCATATGTCCATCTTGCTCAAAACCTGCCCGAGTCTGCCTCTGCAGTAGGATCCGTACCCGGAACCTCGACAACTCCGTAAGTGTAACGATTCTTCAACACAGTTTAGAAAGAAACCACCCTCTAAATTCTACTAGAATTGCAAAATTAGGGCTCAAGAATCTCAATGTAGTTACTGTTTTGGAGGTCGATTTTGAAGCCCGGTTCGAAATCAGGTTGTTGGAACCGGGTCTAGGTTTGATTGGACCGGAAAGTTCTGGGTTTGATCAAGTGAGGGAAACGGAAATGACCCAGAAAGCTGGTTTCGAAGTTAAGGGAGATGGGAAGTGTCAAGATGAGAAAAATAGGGACTTGATTGATAAAAATGAGAATCCTTGTGAGAAATTAGATAAAGGGTCTAATGTAGATGCTATAAATGGAGAAGGGGTTGTGATTAATGCTACTATGATTAAGTATGGAGTTGTTAGTCATCTTTCTCATATTTGGAAAGTAGACATTCATGGGAAGAAGCCAAAATTTGAACACATATTGACATCTACAATGGCCAAAGAAGCTTTGAGAGGAGGATTTGTTGTGAAAAAACTTGAAAGGAAGAAATTAGAAGGGAACATGGAACTGGAACtagaagaaaatgaagaatttgAAATCAAGGTTCCACAAGGATCAGTACTTCTATTCCCAAGTCAAAATGCAATTGGGGTTGATGAGCTTAAATCAATGCATTTTGAGGTGAAGAATTTGATTGTTTTAGATGGGACATGGTCCAAAGCTGGTAGAATTTACAATGAGAATCCATGGTTGAAACTTTTGCCACATTTGAGGTTGGATTTGGACAAGATGAGCTTGTATAGTGAAATAAGGAGTCAACCAAAGGTAGGATGTTTGTCAACCATAGAGAGCATTGTATATAGTTTGAAAGCTTTGGGTGAGAAGGTTGATGGGTTGGAGAATTTGTTGGATGTTTTTGAATCCATGGTTGGGGATCAAAGGCGCTTAAAGGATGAAAGATTGAGTAAAAGAACCAAAGATTGA
- the LOC121227862 gene encoding uncharacterized protein, translating to MASSSSLFRCFLHFFFFFFFIISQVQAANLPFHPRDVLPLLPRQVSWPVLNSLNSPVDLLPSFVGSVSSSNRIVNWKGACFYENTAWVEFHNKTGSEFGGGTLHIKVSYPHSWTCMDLYVFATPYRVTWDYYFLSREHTLEIKEWQDKAEYEYVKNRGISIFLMQAGMLGTLQALWDVFPLFTNTGWGENSNIGFLEKHMGATFEERPQPWFTNISVDDVHSGDFLAISKIRGRWGGFETLEKWVSGAYAGHTAVCLKDSEGKLWIGESGHENEKGEDIIAIVPWDEWWDFELNKDDSNPHIAYLPLHPDVRAKFNETAAWEYALSMAGKPYGYHNMIFSWIDTIGGNYPPPLDAHLVASVMTVWSKIQPEYAANMWNEALNKRLGTQGLNLSDILVETEKRGSSFDELLTIPEQDNWIYSDGKSTSCIAFILELYKEAGLFDPIADSIQVTEFTIKDAYSLKFFENDSSRLPKWCNDADDVKLPYCQIKGKYRMELPGYNSMEPYAHMNERCPSMPPKYFRLQNC from the exons atggcttcttcttcttctttatttcgATGTTtccttcatttcttcttcttcttcttcttcataatCTCACAAGTCCAAgctgcaaatttaccatttcaccCTCGAGATGTTCTACCTTTATTACCGAGACAAGTTTCGTGGCCGGTCCTCAACTCTCTCAACAGCCCTGTTGACCTTTTACCGTCCTTCGTCGGCTCTGTTTCATCGTCGAACCGCATCGTGAACTGGAAAGGTGCGTGCTTTTATGAGAACACGGCTTGGGTGGAGTTCCATAACAAAACCGGCAGTGAATTTGGTGGTGGAACTCTACATATAAAG GTTAGCTACCCCCATAGTTGGACTTGTATGGATCTTTATGTGTTCGCAACTCCGTACCGCGTAACTTGggattattattttttgtctCGAGAGCATACGCTCGAAATCAAGGAATGGCAAGATAAAGCTGAGTATGAATAT GTGAAAAACAGGGGGATTTCGATATTTCTGATGCAAGCAGGGATGCTTGGAACACTTCAGGCTCTATGGGATGTGTTTCCCTTGTTTACAAATACCGGATGGGGTGAGAATTCTAATATTGGGTTTCTTGAGAAACATATGGGGGCTACTTTTGAAGAACGACCTCAGCCGTGGTTTACTAACATCAGTGTCGATGATGTACACTCGGGAGATTTCCTTGCTATATCTAAAATTCGTGGGCGATGGGGCGGTTTTGAGACTCTCGAGAAATGGGTTAGTGGTGCTTATGCTGGTCATACTGCTGTTTGTTTAAAGGATTCTGAAGGGAAGCTATGGATTGGTGAATCAGGACATGAAAATGAGAAG GGAGAAGATATCATTGCGATTGTACCATGGGATGAATGGTGGGATTTTGAGCTGAACAAAGACGATTCTAATCCCCATATTGCATATCTACCACTGCATCCTGATGTTCGAGCAAAGTTTAACGAGACTGCTGCGTGGGAGTACGCGCTAAGCATGGCAGGCAAACCGTATGGTTACCATAACATGATATTTAGCTGGATAGACACCATTGGTGGAAATTATCCTCCTCCATTGGATGCTCACCTG GTAGCTTCAGTTATGACAGTTTGGAGTAAAATACAACCCGAATATGCAGCTAACATGTGGAACGAGGCCTTAAACAAGCGGCTTGGAACTCAG GGTCTTAATCTTTCTGATATATTGGTCGAAACCGAAAAGCGCGGGTCATCATTTGATGAACTGTTGACCATTCCCGAACAGGATAATTGGATATATAGTGATGGGAAGTCAACATCATGCATTGCTTTCATTCTCGAATTATACAAGGAGGCAGGACTTTTTGATCCGATTGCCGACTCTATTCAAGTCACCGAGTTTACG ATCAAAGATGCTTATAGTTTAAAGTTTTTCGAGAATGATTCAAGCCGGCTGCCAAAGTGGTGCAATGACGCAGATGATGTAAAGCTTCCTTACTGTCAGATTAAAGGGAAGTATCGAATGGAACTACCCGGATATAATTCAATGGAACCATACGCCCATATGAACGAACGTTGTCCTTCTATGCCTCCAAAGTACTTCAGGCTGCAAAACTGCTAA
- the LOC107903343 gene encoding protein FATTY ACID EXPORT 6 — protein sequence MHDFCFTIPYGLILVAGGVIGYWRKGSTASLAGGGGTGLVLILAGYLSLKAFEKKKNSYFALVLETVTAAVLTWIMGQRYYQTSKVMPAGIVAGISALMTGFYLYKIATGGNHFPAKTE from the exons atgcatgatttttgctTCACAATCCCTTATGGATTAATTCTTGTGGCTGGAGGAGTTATTGGGTATTGGAGGAAAGGAAGCACAGCATCACTCGCTGGGGGTGGTGGCACTGGGTTAGTTCTCATTCTTGCCGGATATTTGAGCCTTAAAgcttttgagaagaaaaagaactCTTATTTTGCTTTGGTTCTGGAGACTG TTACTGCTGCTGTGCTGACATGGATCATGGGACAACGTTATTACCAAACATCTAAAGTTATGCCGGCTGGAATTGTTGCCGGAATCAG TGCTCTTATGACCGGGTTTTACTTGTACAAGATCGCTACTGGCGGCAATCATTTCCCAGCCAAGACTGAATGA
- the LOC107903341 gene encoding CRS2-associated factor 2, mitochondrial: protein MQKLVSRPLSNPPKHSSYSFSHSVSKTTYDPPFSPISKPPKPKPKPPNPTPNGNPTPTKSSLPFDFRHSYSETDPTLEPIGFREPKRFSPFGPGRLDREWTGTSAPVRDEVDSCLVEEERIRVLGDPLTEEEIEELVEKYRHSDCARQINLGKNGVTHNMLDDIHNHWKRAEAVRIKCLGVPTLDIDNVCFHLEEKSGGKIIYRHINILILYRGRNYDPQNRPVIPLMLWKPYAPIYPKLVKNIADGLTFEETKEMRNRGLHSPALMKLTRNGVYVNVVARVREAFETEEVIRLDCTHVGTSDCKRIGVKLRDLVPCVPILFKDEQIILWRGKRDQERNSDISDANEKSSGT, encoded by the exons ATGCAAAAGCTCGTTTCACGTCCACTCTCGAACCCCCCAAAACACTCCTCTTACTCCTTCTCCCACTCTGTTTCCAAAACCACTTACGACCCTCCATTTTCCCCTATTTCCAAACCTCCAAAACCCAAACCAAAGCCACCCAACCCAACCCCAAACGGGAACCCGACTCCTACAAAGTCAAGCCTCCCATTTGACTTCAGGCACTCCTACTCTGAAACCGACCCGACACTCGAACCCATCGGGTTCCGAGAGCCAAAGAGGTTTTCTCCATTTGGACCTGGAAGGCTCGATAGGGAATGGACCGGGACTTCAGCGCCGGTCCGAGATGAAGTGGATAGTTGTTTGGTCGAAGAGGAGAGGATACGGGTTCTTGGTGACCCGCTTACAGAGGAGGAAATCGAGGAATTGGTTGAAAAGTATCGGCATAGTGATTGCGCTCGGCAAATCAATCTGG GGAAGAATGGGGTCACACACAACATGTTGGATGACATTCATAATCATTGGAAGAGAGCTGAAGCTGTAAGGATCAAGTGTTTGGGGGTACCAACTCTTGATATCGACAATGTTTGCTTTCACCTTGAG GAAAAATCTGGGGGGAAAATCATCTACCGCCACATAAATATCCTCATTTTGTATAGGGGTCGAAACTATGATCCCCAAAACCGACCAGTTATACCTCTTATGCTATGGAAGCCTTATGCTCCTATATATCCGAAGCTTGTGAAAAACATTGCTGATGGCCTGACGTTCGAAGAAACCAAGGAAATGAGAAATAGAGGACTCCACTCTCCTGCACTTATGAAACTCA CGAGGAATGGAGTGTATGTAAATGTAGTGGCCAGGGTCCGGGAGGCATTCGAGACTGAGGAGGTGATTAGACTAGACTGCACCCATGTTGGTACTAGTGACTGCAAAAGGATCGGTGTAAAGCTAAGG GACTTGGTTCCTTGTGTACCTATTTTGTTCAAGGATGAACAAATTATACTCTGGAGGGGGAAGAGAGATCAGGAACGGAACTCTGACATTTCTGATGCCAACGAGAAATCTTCGGGTACTTAG